Proteins encoded together in one Cicer arietinum cultivar CDC Frontier isolate Library 1 chromosome 4, Cicar.CDCFrontier_v2.0, whole genome shotgun sequence window:
- the LOC101499984 gene encoding LOW QUALITY PROTEIN: uncharacterized protein (The sequence of the model RefSeq protein was modified relative to this genomic sequence to represent the inferred CDS: inserted 2 bases in 1 codon) encodes MFKSWSKKNKIKAVFKLDFQATQVPKMKKSALMVSLVPDDVGKPTVKLEKTAVQDGTCLWENPIFESVKLVRDSKSGNLHEKIYHFIVSTGSSKSGYLGEASIDFADFLAEIEPITVSLPLKFANSGVVLHVTIQNVEGYTAERNEEDNGAVGLYSDGTLKHQLSYASTDESYNLDENGNLAKPRSEYSEQNASNGISPVVASWEDPYNFRHNSMPSRGAVETNAIQTKVHKRSNTGXDWTNSMEDNLPRERLQEPSGNAIENLKSEITSLKRQAEVSELELQSLRKQVEKESSRGQNLSRQIIGLRDERDMLKTKYEQLKSQQNFNSNTNESKTSKSLKSDIENSRIQLEAMKEELVYEKEMSGNLHLQLQKTQNSNSELLLAVTDLETMLEQKNKEILELSSNLKSQKIAKENDDDMELDFLRQKIADQNSEMENCYNQREELSENIKELTLEYDLLKKENVDISLRLKQDEAKHIMLQNEHSASLVTIQQLESQVKRLEEQIMMQEDEFSSYLVSIKELENEVKSLDQELKIQADKFEDDLHALQSAKSEQEEQRAIQAEESLRKTRHNNATASERFQEEYRMLSVEMACKVEENEKMIAEAAAEAEELRQHNKLMEEMLQKCNQELRLITDQNELKVEELVKQVNSKEKTIEQMSRELEVKSKELGDAQRHRDEKDAAFSKQVEMLRSQIRKMMSEECTMSKLKLTNNMSKMIKRDEETTSEGHSSMTLNDEKIFGAVLSEVETFKIQHNEIRNSLHKEQLDKENMKKQISQLEGELKKKEAELGAMEKKLKNNKGRSAVSHMNLTSRDNECAASSSFAKANVKKSKSEMHKGVDTASTAISKSAENTDIIVSNNNHDSERLTKELLNEVSVLKERNKYMETELKEMEERYSEISLKFAEVEGERQQLVMAVRNLKNGKKN; translated from the exons ATGTTCAAATCATGGAGCAAGAAGAACAAGATCAAAGCTGTATTCAAATTGGATTTTCAAGCAACTCAG gTTCCAAAGATGAAAAAGTCTGCACTGATGGTATCTTTGGTGCCAGATGATGTTGGGAAACCAACAGTGAAACTAGAGAAAACTGCTGTTCAAGATGGGACTTGTTTATGGGAGAATCCAATTTTTGAATCAGTTAAACTTGTTAGGGATTCAAAATCAGGAAATCTCCATGAGAAAATCTACCATTTCATTGTTTCAACT GGATCTTCAAAATCTGGATATCTGGGAGAAGCCTCAATTGATTTTGCTGATTTTTTAGCAGAAATTGAGCCAATTACTGTTTCTTTACCCTTGAAGTTTGCAAATTCAGGCGTAGTTTTACAT GTAACTATTCAGAATGTTGAAGGATATACTGCTGAAAG AAATGAGGAAGATAATGGAGCTGTGGGACTCTATAGTGATGGAACCTTGAAACACCAACTGAGCTATGCAAGTACAGATGAAAGTTACAATCTTGATGAA AATGGGAACCTGGCCAAGCCTAGATCTGAGTACTCTGAACAAAATGCATCTAACGGCATCAGTCCTGTGGTAGCTTCATGGGAGGATCCTTATAACTTCAGACACAACTCAATGCCATCAAGAGGAGCAGTTGAGACCAATGCAATACAAACCAAAGTGCATAAGAGGTCAAATACGGG TGACTGGACAAACAGCATGGAAGATAATCTTCCAAGAGAAAGATTACAAGAACCTTCAGGCAATGCCATTGAAAATCTCAAAAGTGAAATTACTTCTCTAAAGAGACAGGCAGAAGTATCAGAACTAGAGTTACAATCGCTTCGGAAGCAGGTTGAAAAAGAAAGCAGTCGGGGACAGAATTTATCGAGACAAATCATCGGCCTTCGAGACGAGAGAGATATGCTCAAAACTAAATATGAGCAACTCAAGTCCCAACAGAACTTCAATAGTAATACTAATGAGAGCAAAACCTCTAAAAGTTTGAAGTCTGATATTGAAAATAGTAGGATTCAGTTGGAGGCTATGAAGGAAGAGCTTGTTTATGAAAAGGAAATGAGTGGCAATCTTCATTTGCAACTGCAGAAAACACAGAACTCAAACTCTGAACTTCTTTTGGCTGTGACAGACCTTGAAACAATGCTAGAACAAAAGAATAAGGAAATATTGGAACtatcttccaatttaaaatcTCAGAAGATTGCTAAAGAAAATGATGATGACATGGAATTAGATTTTTTGCGGCAGAAGATTGCGGACCAGAATAGTGAAATGGAAAATTGTTACAACCAACGCGAGGAGCTAAGCGAGAATATAAAAGAGCTCACATTGGAGTATGATCTTCTTAAGAAAGAAAATGTGGATATCTCTTTGAGATTAAAGCAAGATGAAGCAAAACACATCATGTTACAAAATGAACACTCTGCTTCTTTAGTCACAATACAACAACTTGAATCCCAAGTGAAGAGACTAGAAGAACAGATAATGATGCAGGAAGATGAATTTTCATCGTATTTAGTCTCCATCAAGGAACTTGAGAATGAAGTTAAGTCTTTGGATCAAGAACTGAAAATACAGGCAGATAAATTCGAAGACGATCTCCACGCATTGCAAAGTGCAAAATCCGAGCAGGAAGAGC AGCGGGCCATTCAAGCAGAAGAGTCTCTGAGAAAGACGAGACACAATAATGCTACCGCATCTGAGCGTTTTCAGGAGGAATACAGAATGCTTTCTGTTGAAATGGCTTGCAAAGTTGAAGAGAATGAAAAGATGATCGCGGAAGCGGCTGCAGAAGCTGAGGAATTGCGGCAACACAACAAGCTTATGGAAGAAATGCTCCAGAAATGCAATCAAGAGCTAAGGCTTATAACAGATCAAAATGAATTGAAAGTGGAAGAGCTTGTGAAACAAgtaaattcaaaagaaaaaacaatagaACAGATGTCGCGAGAACTAGAAGTGAAGTCTAAAGAACTTGGGGATGCACAAAGACATAGGGATGAAAAGGATGCTGCATTTTCAAAGCAAGTTGAAATGCTCAGATctcaaattagaaaaatgatGTCAGAGGAGTGTACAATGTCTAAACTGAAGCTAACAAATAACATGTCCAAGATGATAAAAAGAGATGAAGAAACAACCTCTGAAGGACATTCAAGTATGACACTAAATGATGAGAAGATATTTGGCGCCGTTCTGTCAGAAGTAGAAACCTTTAAGATCCAGCACAATGAAATAAGAAACAGTTTGCACAAAGAACAACTGgacaaagaaaatatgaagaaaCAGATATCTCAATTAGAAGGAGAGCTTAAGAAGAAAGAAGCAGAATTGGGTGCAATGGAAAAGAAGCTCAAGAATAACAAAGGACGAAGTGCTGTTTCACATATGAATTTGACTTCAAGAGATAATGAGTGTGCTGCATCCTCTTCTTTTGCTAAGGCAAATGTTAAGAAGTCAAAATCAGAAATGCATAAG GGAGTGGATACTGCAAGCACAGCTATTAGCAAGTCAGCTGAGAACACAGATATTATAGTCTCGAATAATAATCATGACAGCGAACGTCTTACAAAGGAACTATTGAATGAAGTTTCAGTCCTAAAGGAAAGGAACAAGTATATGGAGACTGAACTGAAAGAAATGGAAGAAAGATATTCAGAGATTAGTCTGAAGTTTGCAGAGGTAGAGGGAGAGAGACAACAACTTGTTATGGCTGTACGCAATCTCAAGAATGGTAAGAAGAACTAG